The Corynebacterium renale genome includes a region encoding these proteins:
- a CDS encoding LLM class flavin-dependent oxidoreductase has protein sequence MKYFGFLSFGHYALPGQRGPSAKDVLQQSVDIAQAADDLGVNNASFRVHHFAPQGASPMPLLAAVAARTKRLEVGTGVIDMRYENPLYLAEELGALDLLADQRTAIGVSRGSPEPAVRGWESFGYQAKAPNGADLAREHLEKFLAAVRGHQMATAAPLGEQYPQMYQPGSALPIFPHVPDLDKRVFYGSGSYDSAVQTAKDGLNLMSSTLVSEADGSSLGDIQYEQIQAYRTAWKEAGHDWEPRVSVSRSIFPIVSDEDRRLFGPHGASEDQIGSLGEGRQVTFGKTYAAEPDQLIEQLKADKAVMDADTLLITIPNTMGVDLNVSILENFAKHVAPELGWEPGTPYMPGR, from the coding sequence ATGAAATACTTTGGATTCCTTTCCTTCGGACATTATGCACTTCCAGGCCAACGCGGCCCCAGCGCGAAAGACGTACTCCAGCAGTCCGTCGACATCGCACAAGCCGCCGACGACCTCGGCGTGAACAACGCCTCCTTCCGCGTCCACCACTTCGCCCCGCAGGGCGCGTCCCCCATGCCGCTGCTCGCGGCGGTCGCGGCGCGCACCAAGCGCCTTGAAGTGGGCACCGGCGTTATCGATATGCGGTATGAAAACCCGCTCTACCTGGCCGAAGAGCTCGGCGCCTTAGACCTGTTAGCGGACCAGCGCACCGCAATCGGCGTCTCCCGCGGGTCACCCGAGCCGGCCGTGCGCGGTTGGGAATCCTTCGGCTACCAGGCCAAGGCCCCCAACGGTGCCGACCTAGCCCGCGAACATTTAGAGAAGTTCCTCGCTGCGGTGCGCGGCCACCAGATGGCTACCGCCGCCCCACTGGGCGAGCAGTACCCGCAGATGTACCAGCCGGGCTCCGCCCTGCCGATTTTCCCGCACGTCCCGGATTTGGATAAGCGCGTCTTCTACGGTTCCGGCTCCTACGATTCGGCGGTCCAGACCGCGAAGGATGGCCTGAACTTGATGAGCTCCACCCTGGTCAGCGAGGCCGACGGTTCTTCGCTGGGCGATATTCAGTACGAGCAGATCCAGGCGTACCGCACCGCCTGGAAGGAGGCCGGCCACGACTGGGAGCCGCGCGTTTCGGTATCGCGCTCCATCTTCCCGATCGTCTCGGATGAGGATCGCCGCCTCTTCGGCCCGCACGGCGCCAGCGAGGATCAGATCGGTTCCCTCGGGGAGGGCCGCCAGGTCACGTTCGGCAAGACGTACGCCGCGGAGCCGGATCAGCTGATCGAACAGCTCAAGGCGGATAAGGCCGTCATGGACGCCGACACCCTACTGATCACGATCCCGAACACGATGGGCGTGGACCTCAACGTCTCCATCCTGGAGAACTTTGCCAAGCACGTGGCGCCCGAGTTGGGTTGGGAGCCCGGCACCCCGTACATGCCCGGCCGCTAG
- a CDS encoding NAD(P)-binding domain-containing protein yields MLSPVIIIGAGQAGLATAHEVLRRGITPLLVDANPAPGGAWLHRWPSLTLGRAHGIADLPGFPLDRPSRSIPASRVVSDYYAAYEQHLGLDVRRPEKVLRVEREGAVFVVATDKAEYRARSVVSATGTWDSPFVPHVPGRFGGRQLHTVDYTRAEDFAGQRVLVLGGGLSAVQFLLELAPVAETTWATRRPPAFTQRTFDSHWGLDVERAVRERTFSGKRPASVVSTTGIPQWPEYMAAVRDGVLVSRGWPAHLTRSGAVFGQAPTASDLVVPESWDPFPAGHAEEYNVLFWNTGFRHSLGHLRGLGLRTGGPRMLDEVTPEGQPGLFLAGYGSTASTTGANRAGRRAGLAVSRYLRNLDR; encoded by the coding sequence ATGCTTTCCCCCGTAATCATCATTGGCGCAGGTCAGGCAGGTTTGGCAACCGCCCACGAGGTACTTAGGCGGGGGATAACTCCTTTGCTTGTCGACGCCAACCCCGCCCCCGGCGGCGCTTGGTTGCACAGGTGGCCGTCGCTCACGCTGGGTCGAGCGCACGGTATTGCTGATCTTCCGGGTTTTCCGCTGGATAGGCCGTCGAGAAGCATTCCGGCGTCGCGTGTGGTCAGTGACTATTACGCCGCCTACGAGCAGCATCTGGGGCTGGATGTGCGCCGGCCGGAGAAGGTGCTGCGGGTGGAGCGCGAGGGCGCCGTTTTTGTGGTGGCCACGGATAAGGCCGAGTACCGGGCGCGCAGTGTGGTGTCGGCGACGGGGACGTGGGATTCCCCGTTTGTGCCGCACGTGCCGGGGCGTTTCGGCGGGCGGCAGCTACACACGGTGGATTACACGCGGGCGGAGGATTTCGCTGGCCAGCGCGTCCTCGTGTTGGGCGGCGGGTTGTCGGCGGTGCAGTTTCTCCTGGAGCTTGCGCCCGTGGCGGAGACCACATGGGCCACGCGCCGCCCGCCGGCGTTTACGCAGCGCACCTTCGATTCACATTGGGGTTTGGACGTTGAGCGCGCGGTGCGGGAGCGCACGTTTAGTGGGAAGCGGCCGGCGTCGGTGGTGTCGACGACCGGTATCCCGCAGTGGCCGGAGTACATGGCAGCTGTCCGCGACGGCGTGTTGGTGTCGCGGGGGTGGCCGGCGCACCTGACGCGGAGCGGCGCGGTCTTCGGGCAGGCGCCTACGGCCAGCGACCTGGTCGTGCCGGAGAGTTGGGATCCCTTCCCCGCTGGTCACGCTGAGGAGTACAACGTCTTGTTCTGGAACACTGGCTTCCGGCACAGCCTGGGGCACCTGCGCGGGTTGGGCCTGCGCACGGGTGGCCCGCGGATGCTCGACGAAGTCACGCCGGAGGGCCAGCCGGGCCTTTTCCTGGCGGGTTACGGTTCGACGGCGTCGACGACCGGCGCGAATCGGGCGGGGCGGCGCGCGGGTCTGGCGGTGTCGAGGTATCTGCGCAACCTAGACCGTTGA
- a CDS encoding sodium/glutamate symporter, which translates to MEYTPFSLLIDVGWISILMVIGNFIRRRVKLFQNLLIPSSITAGLLGLIFGPEVLGWIGFSDKMGAYTTILIAVVFASMPFSMQFDRSVRSGARTMWAYSAGMFMGQWGIFILLGLFLFQPVWGTEPWFGMMLPVGFVGGFGTAAAVGSAMDNAMDMNGVASSLGFTSATVGTFAAIIGGVIFASWAIKKGKTADLPEKLPAELLSGYIDRLEERPSIGKATTSPSSIEPMALHAGVVTLVVMAAYYLNGWINDLFPQVSIPLFAMSFVVGIVVKLFFNAVKTPDYLDRDTINTVSGAATDYLIAFGIASIVPAAIADYWIPLVVLFVIGIIYCFIFLAYLAPKFFGEKWVERGIFGWGWATAAVATGIALLKMVDPKMKSGTLNEYGVAYVGFAPFEIGMTVIAPIAVVAGWTLGLGIVSTIIAALILASPWIFRWAPGKTADLLPGQVE; encoded by the coding sequence GTGGAATACACCCCATTTTCACTGCTTATCGACGTCGGATGGATCTCCATCCTCATGGTCATCGGCAACTTTATCCGCCGCCGGGTGAAACTATTCCAAAACCTCCTTATCCCGTCCTCCATCACCGCCGGCCTGCTGGGCCTCATCTTCGGGCCCGAGGTCCTCGGCTGGATCGGTTTCTCCGACAAGATGGGCGCCTACACCACGATTCTGATCGCCGTGGTCTTCGCGTCCATGCCGTTTAGTATGCAGTTCGACCGCTCCGTGCGCTCCGGTGCGCGCACCATGTGGGCGTATTCCGCCGGCATGTTCATGGGTCAGTGGGGCATCTTCATCCTGCTCGGCCTCTTCCTCTTCCAGCCGGTCTGGGGCACCGAACCGTGGTTCGGCATGATGCTGCCCGTCGGCTTCGTCGGCGGCTTCGGTACCGCGGCGGCTGTGGGTTCCGCGATGGACAACGCCATGGACATGAATGGTGTGGCATCCTCCCTGGGCTTTACCTCCGCAACCGTCGGTACCTTCGCGGCCATCATCGGTGGCGTGATCTTCGCATCCTGGGCCATCAAGAAGGGCAAGACCGCAGACCTCCCCGAGAAACTGCCGGCCGAACTACTCTCCGGCTACATCGACCGCCTCGAAGAACGCCCCTCCATCGGTAAAGCAACCACCAGCCCATCCTCCATCGAACCGATGGCCCTGCACGCCGGCGTGGTCACACTCGTGGTTATGGCCGCGTACTACCTCAACGGCTGGATCAACGACCTCTTCCCACAGGTCTCCATCCCACTGTTTGCGATGTCCTTCGTTGTCGGTATCGTCGTGAAGCTCTTCTTCAACGCCGTGAAAACCCCCGACTACCTGGACCGCGACACCATCAACACCGTCTCCGGCGCAGCCACCGACTACCTCATCGCCTTCGGCATCGCATCCATCGTGCCGGCCGCAATCGCCGACTACTGGATCCCACTCGTGGTCCTGTTCGTCATCGGCATCATCTACTGCTTCATCTTCCTGGCCTACCTCGCGCCGAAATTCTTCGGTGAAAAATGGGTCGAACGCGGCATCTTCGGCTGGGGCTGGGCAACCGCCGCAGTCGCAACCGGCATCGCACTACTCAAGATGGTCGACCCGAAGATGAAATCCGGCACCCTCAACGAATACGGCGTCGCCTACGTGGGCTTCGCGCCCTTCGAAATCGGCATGACAGTCATCGCACCAATCGCCGTTGTCGCAGGATGGACACTAGGCCTAGGCATAGTATCGACGATCATCGCAGCGCTCATCCTGGCCTCCCCGTGGATCTTCAGGTGGGCGCCCGGAAAGACCGCCGACCTACTGCCGGGACAAGTGGAATAG
- a CDS encoding Fic family protein — protein sequence MTWPSVSREMLPWEGSLENLSRRARQRTPSHYESAIVPAIAHEQVVIEPATIALADRATVAITRFDAQESTNLLPFIPLLLRGESVASSRIVQLTASSRKIFEAEISGAGSRNAQLIVANVRQMRSAIEAEEINLRTILEMHRILLREAEPDIAGRVREQAVWIGGPDAHHPGGALFVPPHHVHIPELLQDLEAFICRDDVPALAQAAIAHAQFETIHPFADGNGRTGRALIHVLLKARGLSLNGPVPLSVALLHRVNEYFAALDSYRDGRLDPIVRFFAEAALEAVEHGTWLAGELRAVMRSWGSRLQARSDALAWRVLELLLQRPVLTTRIVAEELGATTASALNALTTLEKQGILVDSQLDKRTRAWRAPELLELLDDFADLNRRSLFD from the coding sequence ATGACTTGGCCGAGTGTTTCACGTGAAATGTTGCCGTGGGAGGGGTCCTTGGAGAACCTGTCGCGCCGGGCACGGCAGCGCACGCCAAGTCACTATGAGAGTGCGATCGTCCCCGCCATCGCACATGAGCAAGTAGTTATAGAGCCAGCTACTATTGCGCTCGCCGACCGCGCGACCGTAGCGATCACGCGTTTCGATGCGCAGGAGTCAACAAATCTCCTGCCATTCATCCCCTTACTTCTGCGGGGTGAATCCGTGGCGTCTAGCAGGATCGTGCAGCTCACCGCATCGTCGCGCAAGATTTTTGAAGCAGAAATCTCGGGTGCCGGGTCTCGTAATGCCCAGTTGATTGTTGCGAATGTCCGTCAGATGCGCAGTGCAATCGAAGCCGAAGAGATCAACTTGCGAACAATCTTAGAAATGCATCGGATTTTGTTGCGCGAGGCGGAACCAGACATCGCCGGCCGCGTGCGCGAGCAGGCGGTGTGGATCGGCGGGCCTGACGCTCATCATCCTGGCGGTGCACTGTTCGTGCCCCCGCACCACGTACATATCCCTGAGCTGCTGCAGGATTTGGAAGCCTTCATCTGCCGGGACGATGTGCCGGCACTTGCGCAGGCCGCGATTGCACACGCGCAGTTCGAAACGATTCACCCGTTCGCCGACGGTAACGGAAGAACTGGTCGCGCTCTTATCCACGTGCTTCTAAAAGCCCGGGGACTGAGCCTGAATGGGCCGGTGCCGCTTTCTGTGGCGTTATTGCACCGGGTCAACGAATACTTTGCAGCCCTGGACTCCTACCGCGACGGACGGCTGGATCCCATCGTTCGTTTTTTCGCTGAAGCAGCACTGGAGGCGGTTGAGCATGGGACGTGGCTAGCCGGTGAACTCCGCGCCGTCATGCGCTCATGGGGAAGTAGGCTGCAGGCACGCTCGGACGCGCTGGCATGGCGGGTGCTGGAACTATTGCTGCAGCGCCCAGTGTTGACTACGCGTATCGTCGCCGAAGAGTTGGGCGCGACAACTGCCTCTGCGCTGAATGCGCTGACCACGCTGGAGAAACAAGGCATACTAGTGGACAGTCAGCTGGACAAGCGCACCCGCGCCTGGCGTGCACCTGAGCTCTTGGAGCTTCTCGACGACTTCGCGGACCTCAACCGGCGTAGCCTTTTTGACTAA
- a CDS encoding benzoate/H(+) symporter BenE family transporter: protein MSRPQNKARTFPGALTCFLITVANLSVAGVSAPFWGILIGCAVAYVMDRE, encoded by the coding sequence ATGTCCCGGCCACAGAACAAGGCACGCACATTCCCGGGCGCCCTCACCTGCTTTCTCATCACCGTAGCGAACCTGAGTGTGGCCGGCGTCTCTGCCCCATTTTGGGGAATCCTCATCGGCTGCGCGGTGGCGTACGTGATGGACCGCGAGTAG